One Acidobacteriota bacterium DNA segment encodes these proteins:
- a CDS encoding OmpH family outer membrane protein, producing the protein MKRKEIYFLLAFILALPLVAVNQKPTSGAKIGVLNTNRVVRESIEGKAFLAKLKKKKQEKEAEIQARQNAILKEQQLLQRQAGSLSEEARLRKQRELEQKIRDLNRFKEDAQAELNAYSQEQFAKFGSRIMPIINQLAKEEGYSLILEASPGMLYVDPKIDITDKVIVRFNKLSQQRKVKPTPKKK; encoded by the coding sequence ATGAAGAGAAAGGAGATTTACTTTCTGCTTGCGTTTATTCTGGCTCTTCCTTTGGTAGCGGTTAACCAGAAGCCGACATCTGGAGCTAAGATCGGCGTTCTGAATACCAATCGAGTGGTTAGAGAATCGATAGAGGGAAAGGCATTCCTGGCTAAGCTTAAGAAGAAAAAACAGGAAAAAGAGGCGGAGATCCAGGCGCGTCAGAACGCAATCCTTAAAGAGCAACAGCTCTTACAGCGGCAGGCGGGTTCACTGAGTGAGGAAGCCCGTTTGAGGAAGCAGAGGGAGCTGGAGCAGAAAATCCGGGATCTTAACCGGTTTAAAGAGGACGCTCAGGCAGAATTAAATGCTTATTCTCAGGAGCAGTTTGCCAAGTTCGGAAGTAGGATTATGCCTATAATAAATCAGCTAGCGAAGGAGGAAGGTTACAGTCTCATCCTTGAGGCTTCTCCGGGAATGCTTTATGTCGATCCAAAGATTGATATTACCGATAAGGTGATTGTTCGGTTCAATAAGCTGAGCCAGC